One uncultured Alphaproteobacteria bacterium genomic region harbors:
- the eutJ gene encoding putative chaperonin, ethanolamine utilization protein (Evidence 3 : Function proposed based on presence of conserved amino acid motif, structural feature or limited homology; PubMedId : 10464203, 16291677; Product type pf : putative factor), whose product MGAAQTRIDAAEAAVPGAAPRNFSPGGSSVVGIHPAANSRLKAFEQSLALRPPPEKGVPLFAGVDLGTAYIVTAVVDADGAPVAGVVTRSRSSVRDGLVFDYLGATNLLRAQVETIRRAGYPIRDAMVCFPPGTEGRNARVFGNVLEAADLHVVGLLDEPSSAAAVLEIDEGAVVDVGGGTTGISILEGGKVVYTADEPTGGTHVDLVLAGNFHVSTDEAERMKTDVSRQRDLFPVVRPVFQKIGAIVRRHLAGRSVRTLYLVGGTSCFPGIAEVVREETGLPVLVPDHALLVTPLGIAMHCAREAAGRG is encoded by the coding sequence ATGGGCGCGGCGCAGACCCGCATCGATGCGGCCGAAGCGGCGGTTCCGGGCGCCGCGCCGCGCAATTTTTCGCCAGGAGGATCGAGCGTGGTGGGTATTCATCCGGCTGCCAATTCGAGACTGAAGGCGTTCGAGCAGTCGCTCGCCCTGCGGCCGCCGCCGGAGAAGGGTGTGCCCCTGTTCGCGGGCGTCGACCTCGGGACCGCGTACATCGTGACCGCGGTGGTCGACGCCGACGGCGCGCCGGTGGCCGGGGTGGTCACCCGCAGCCGGTCGAGCGTGCGCGACGGCCTGGTGTTCGACTATCTCGGCGCCACCAACCTGTTGCGCGCCCAGGTCGAAACCATCCGCCGCGCCGGATATCCGATCCGCGACGCGATGGTGTGCTTCCCGCCCGGCACCGAGGGCCGCAACGCGCGGGTCTTCGGCAACGTGCTGGAAGCCGCCGACCTGCACGTCGTCGGCCTCCTCGACGAACCCTCGTCCGCCGCGGCGGTGCTGGAGATCGACGAGGGTGCGGTGGTCGATGTCGGCGGCGGCACCACCGGCATCTCGATCCTCGAAGGCGGCAAGGTGGTCTACACCGCCGACGAGCCCACCGGCGGCACCCACGTCGATCTGGTTCTGGCGGGCAACTTCCACGTCTCCACCGACGAGGCGGAGCGGATGAAGACCGACGTGTCCCGCCAGCGCGATCTGTTCCCGGTGGTGCGGCCGGTGTTCCAGAAGATCGGCGCGATCGTGCGCCGCCATCTCGCCGGGCGCTCGGTCCGCACCCTCTATCTCGTCGGCGGCACGAGCTGCTTCCCCGGCATCGCCGAGGTGGTGCGAGAGGAAACCGGCCTGCCGGTTCTGGTGCCCGATCACGCCCTGCTGGTGACGCCCCTCGGCATCGCCATGCATTGCGCCCGCGAAGCGGCGGGAAGGGGGTAG
- a CDS encoding conserved hypothetical protein (Evidence 4 : Homologs of previously reported genes of unknown function) has translation MDDAIRDLVREVLRRLAPGLGADGARGEVIVAVTGATVGHDAAVDQAIALILKGFRLRVICSEAAAHLVGDGLARGLAGFPNWEILPPHAWFAALMRARAVAVPLLSVNSLSKLAALIADDDTANLMLHALFAGKPLVLAADGVLPGPGREALGFGGAGRALRAAVEERLRTVIGYGAAVVALDGLAARVEAALPLAAATPSAVAPAPAAARGRRLSRARVVGAGEVAAAARAGADLYCDAAALVTPLAKEAAERHGVRIVKTPAGA, from the coding sequence ATGGACGACGCGATCCGCGATCTGGTGCGCGAGGTTCTCCGCAGGCTGGCCCCCGGGCTGGGCGCGGACGGTGCGCGCGGCGAGGTGATCGTCGCCGTCACCGGCGCGACGGTCGGCCACGACGCGGCGGTGGACCAAGCGATCGCGCTGATCCTCAAGGGCTTCCGCCTCCGGGTGATCTGTTCCGAGGCCGCCGCGCATCTGGTCGGCGACGGGCTCGCCAGGGGGCTCGCGGGCTTTCCCAACTGGGAGATCCTGCCGCCGCACGCGTGGTTCGCGGCGCTGATGCGGGCGCGGGCGGTGGCGGTGCCGCTGTTGAGCGTGAATTCCCTGTCCAAGCTCGCGGCGCTGATCGCCGACGACGATACCGCCAACCTGATGCTCCATGCGCTGTTCGCGGGGAAGCCGCTGGTGCTGGCGGCGGACGGCGTGCTGCCCGGCCCGGGGCGCGAGGCGCTCGGCTTCGGTGGCGCCGGACGGGCGTTGCGCGCCGCGGTCGAGGAGCGGTTGCGCACGGTGATCGGTTACGGCGCGGCGGTGGTCGCGCTCGACGGGCTCGCCGCGCGGGTCGAGGCGGCGCTTCCCCTTGCCGCCGCGACGCCGTCCGCGGTTGCGCCCGCGCCTGCCGCGGCGCGCGGCCGCCGCCTGTCCCGCGCCCGGGTGGTCGGGGCGGGCGAGGTCGCCGCCGCGGCGCGCGCGGGCGCGGATCTCTATTGCGACGCGGCCGCGCTGGTGACGCCGCTCGCCAAGGAAGCCGCCGAACGCCACGGCGTGCGCATCGTCAAAACCCCTGCAGGAGCATGA
- the cchB gene encoding putative carboxysome-like ethanolaminosome structural protein, ethanolamine utilization protein (Evidence 3 : Function proposed based on presence of conserved amino acid motif, structural feature or limited homology; PubMedId : 10464203, 16291677; Product type ps : putative structure) → MLIGQVIGTVVASRKHDRLVGSKIQIVQPLAPRSGGAAGEPFVAVDAVGAGVGEQVLVVTGSAARVAVDKPDSPVDATIIGIIDQFDIEE, encoded by the coding sequence ATGTTGATCGGACAGGTGATCGGAACCGTGGTGGCCTCGCGCAAGCACGACCGTCTGGTCGGCAGCAAGATCCAGATCGTGCAGCCGCTCGCGCCCCGCTCCGGCGGCGCCGCGGGCGAGCCGTTCGTGGCGGTGGACGCGGTCGGCGCGGGGGTCGGCGAGCAGGTGCTGGTGGTGACGGGATCGGCGGCGCGGGTGGCGGTGGACAAACCCGACAGCCCGGTCGACGCCACCATCATCGGCATCATCGACCAGTTCGACATCGAGGAGTGA
- a CDS encoding Cob(I)yrinic acid a,c-diamide adenosyltransferase, whose translation MHGRIYTRTGDCGETSLHGGRRVGKDDLRVQVYGTVDELQASLGMVRAFVRAPKLHDMVFVIQKDLSLACAELASDAEGLARLSRRLGDAEVTRMEADIDALVGDYGLPQGFIVPGRAPDSAAAHVARTVCRRAERLVVLLNREMRVYDNLCGYLNRLSDLLFALAWALEVQDVAEAAAREIAEGRR comes from the coding sequence ATGCACGGCCGCATCTACACGCGCACCGGCGACTGCGGCGAGACCAGCCTCCACGGCGGACGGCGGGTCGGCAAGGACGACCTGCGGGTGCAGGTTTACGGCACCGTCGACGAATTGCAGGCGTCGCTGGGGATGGTGCGGGCGTTCGTCCGCGCGCCGAAGCTCCACGACATGGTGTTCGTGATTCAAAAGGACCTCTCGCTCGCCTGCGCCGAACTCGCGAGCGACGCCGAGGGCCTCGCCCGTCTGTCCCGCCGGCTCGGCGATGCCGAAGTGACGCGGATGGAGGCGGATATCGATGCGCTGGTCGGCGACTACGGCCTGCCGCAGGGCTTCATCGTGCCCGGCCGCGCGCCCGACAGCGCCGCCGCCCACGTCGCGCGCACCGTGTGCCGCCGCGCCGAGCGCCTGGTGGTGCTGCTGAACCGCGAGATGCGCGTCTACGACAACCTGTGCGGCTACCTCAACCGGCTCTCCGACCTCCTGTTCGCGCTCGCCTGGGCGCTCGAGGTCCAGGACGTCGCCGAGGCCGCCGCGCGCGAGATCGCGGAGGGCCGCAGATGA
- a CDS encoding Uncharacterized 15.0 kDa protein in dhaT-dhaS intergenic region (modular protein) — protein sequence MKHALPDCVAGMLAARVRVEAARLGVPMAVAVVDAEGGLQWFARMDGTLPVSTGLAIDKAYTAAALRMPTDEVGRLAQPGAPLYGIGNSHGGRIVLFGGGVPLRLGDRVVGGIGVSGGSVEQDVAAARPAAALLGEMERQAKRLGRLRAEAPAVLLPSLIDALKAALPDDESRSDAVLGGVALALS from the coding sequence ATGAAACACGCTCTTCCCGACTGCGTCGCCGGGATGCTCGCCGCCCGCGTGCGCGTCGAGGCCGCCCGCCTCGGCGTGCCGATGGCGGTGGCGGTGGTCGACGCCGAGGGCGGTCTGCAATGGTTCGCGCGGATGGACGGCACCCTGCCGGTGAGCACCGGACTCGCGATCGACAAGGCCTACACCGCCGCGGCGCTCCGCATGCCGACCGACGAGGTCGGCCGCCTCGCGCAGCCGGGCGCGCCGCTTTACGGCATCGGCAACAGCCACGGCGGCCGCATCGTGCTGTTCGGCGGCGGCGTGCCGCTGCGGCTCGGCGACCGGGTGGTCGGCGGCATCGGCGTTTCCGGCGGCTCGGTGGAGCAGGACGTCGCCGCCGCCCGGCCCGCCGCGGCGCTGCTGGGCGAGATGGAACGCCAGGCGAAGCGCCTGGGGCGCCTCAGGGCCGAGGCGCCCGCGGTGCTGTTGCCGAGTTTGATCGACGCGCTCAAGGCGGCGCTGCCGGACGACGAATCCCGAAGCGACGCCGTGTTGGGCGGCGTCGCCCTGGCTCTGAGTTGA
- the eutE gene encoding putative aldehyde dehydrogenase, ethanolamine utilization protein (Evidence 3 : Function proposed based on presence of conserved amino acid motif, structural feature or limited homology; PubMedId : 10464203, 16291677; Product type pe : putative enzyme) — MQTSETQVAELVRKILEEMQVAPPSTRIDGVFASIDEAVEAAVAAQKALLALSLEKRGEIIEMIRARVLEANERLSRLAVSETHLGRVEDKIRENILCCKKTPGIEDIRPIALSGDNGMMLLEYAPVGVIGALTPITNPTGTFINNTIGMVAAGNAVVFNCHPSAKETSRQMLLLLHKAIVDAGGPPGLVGMVAEPTLESANALVSHPKINMLVATGGKGVVDVVLRSGKKAIGAGAGNPPCLVDETANLRRAAKCIVNGASVNNNIFCICEKEVIVVQEVADVLAKFMEETGKAYLLSPEEVRKVTDLVVVDGHINGKYIGRDVQVILKDAGIVVGDEYRLAFFHAEKDHPLVWIEQMMPILPMVTVKNVQEGIRFGVEVEKGNRHTAIMHSTNVDNLTAFARAVQTTIFVKNAPCYAGIGLGGEGHTSFTIAGPTGEGLTSARTFTRQRRCVLAEAFRII, encoded by the coding sequence ATGCAGACCAGCGAAACCCAGGTCGCCGAATTGGTTCGGAAGATTCTCGAAGAGATGCAGGTCGCGCCGCCGAGCACGCGGATCGACGGCGTCTTCGCCAGCATCGACGAAGCGGTCGAGGCGGCTGTCGCGGCGCAGAAGGCGCTGCTCGCCCTCAGTCTCGAAAAACGCGGCGAAATCATCGAGATGATCCGCGCCCGGGTGCTCGAGGCGAACGAGCGTCTGTCGCGCCTGGCGGTGAGCGAGACCCACCTCGGCCGCGTCGAGGACAAGATCCGCGAAAACATCCTGTGCTGCAAGAAGACCCCGGGCATCGAGGACATCCGGCCGATCGCACTCTCCGGCGACAACGGCATGATGCTGCTCGAATATGCCCCGGTGGGGGTGATCGGGGCGCTGACCCCGATCACCAACCCGACCGGCACCTTCATCAACAACACCATCGGCATGGTGGCGGCGGGCAACGCGGTGGTGTTCAACTGCCATCCGAGCGCCAAGGAAACCAGCCGTCAGATGCTGCTGCTGCTGCACAAGGCGATCGTCGACGCGGGCGGGCCGCCCGGCCTCGTCGGCATGGTCGCCGAGCCGACCCTCGAAAGCGCCAACGCCTTGGTTTCGCATCCGAAGATCAACATGCTGGTGGCGACCGGCGGCAAGGGTGTGGTGGACGTGGTGCTGCGCTCCGGCAAGAAGGCGATCGGCGCGGGCGCGGGCAATCCGCCCTGCCTCGTCGACGAGACCGCCAACCTCCGCCGCGCGGCGAAGTGCATCGTCAACGGCGCGTCGGTCAACAACAACATCTTCTGCATCTGCGAGAAGGAGGTGATCGTCGTCCAGGAGGTCGCCGACGTGCTCGCCAAGTTCATGGAGGAGACCGGCAAGGCCTACCTCCTCTCGCCCGAGGAGGTGAGGAAGGTCACCGATCTGGTGGTGGTGGACGGCCACATCAACGGCAAGTATATCGGCCGCGACGTTCAGGTGATCCTCAAGGACGCTGGGATCGTCGTCGGCGACGAGTACCGCCTCGCGTTCTTCCATGCCGAGAAGGACCATCCGCTGGTGTGGATCGAGCAGATGATGCCGATCCTGCCGATGGTCACGGTCAAGAACGTGCAGGAGGGCATCCGCTTCGGCGTCGAGGTGGAGAAGGGCAACCGCCACACCGCGATCATGCACTCCACCAACGTCGACAACCTCACCGCCTTCGCCCGCGCGGTGCAGACCACGATCTTCGTCAAGAACGCGCCGTGCTACGCCGGCATCGGCCTGGGCGGCGAAGGCCATACCTCGTTCACCATCGCCGGGCCGACCGGCGAGGGACTCACCTCGGCGCGCACCTTCACCCGTCAGCGCCGCTGCGTGCTGGCGGAGGCGTTCCGGATCATCTGA
- the adhA gene encoding Alcohol dehydrogenase has protein sequence MERTMKAAVVRRFGAPLAIEERPVPVPGPGQVLVRMRASGVCHTDLHAADGDWPVKPRLPLIPGHEGVGFVEELGEGVERLKVGDCVGIAWLHSACGECEYCTSGWETLCKCQTNTGYTVDGTFAEYALADADYAIPIPEGSNPVEIAPILCAGVTVYNALKRTEARKGDWVAISGIGGLGHMAIQYARLMGFQVCAVDIDDEKLAFAQELGAAFAVNARSADPGETLKERIGGAHGALVTAASVRAYEQAYRMVRPGGCMVMIGLSDGELKVPIYDTVINAVTIRGSVVGSRRVMREAMAFAAHGRIKAAVHRRALEDVNAIFEELRRGTVEGRFVIDFGGSDLAYDAERIPSPMPWA, from the coding sequence ATGGAACGGACGATGAAAGCCGCGGTGGTGCGCCGGTTCGGCGCGCCGCTCGCGATCGAGGAGCGCCCGGTACCGGTGCCCGGCCCCGGGCAGGTGCTGGTGCGGATGCGCGCGTCCGGCGTCTGCCACACCGATCTCCACGCCGCCGACGGCGACTGGCCGGTGAAGCCGCGCCTGCCGCTGATCCCGGGCCATGAAGGCGTGGGGTTCGTGGAGGAACTCGGCGAAGGGGTGGAGCGCCTCAAGGTCGGCGATTGCGTCGGCATCGCCTGGCTGCATTCGGCCTGCGGCGAGTGCGAGTATTGCACCTCGGGGTGGGAAACCCTGTGCAAGTGCCAGACCAACACCGGCTACACCGTCGACGGCACCTTCGCCGAATACGCGCTCGCCGACGCGGATTACGCGATTCCGATCCCCGAGGGGTCGAATCCGGTCGAGATCGCGCCGATTCTCTGCGCCGGCGTGACCGTCTACAACGCGCTCAAGCGCACCGAGGCGCGCAAGGGCGACTGGGTCGCGATCTCCGGCATCGGCGGCCTCGGCCACATGGCGATCCAGTACGCGCGGCTGATGGGCTTCCAGGTCTGCGCGGTCGACATCGACGACGAAAAGCTCGCGTTCGCCCAGGAACTGGGCGCGGCGTTCGCGGTCAACGCCCGCAGCGCCGATCCCGGCGAGACGTTGAAGGAGCGGATCGGCGGGGCGCACGGCGCGCTCGTCACCGCAGCCTCGGTGCGGGCTTACGAACAGGCCTACCGGATGGTGCGGCCGGGCGGTTGCATGGTGATGATCGGGTTGTCCGACGGCGAGCTCAAGGTGCCGATCTACGACACCGTGATCAACGCCGTCACCATCCGCGGTTCGGTGGTGGGGTCGCGGCGGGTGATGCGCGAGGCGATGGCGTTCGCCGCGCACGGCCGGATCAAGGCGGCGGTGCACCGGCGCGCCCTCGAAGACGTCAACGCCATCTTCGAGGAACTGCGCCGGGGCACGGTCGAGGGCCGTTTCGTCATCGACTTCGGCGGCTCGGACCTCGCCTACGACGCGGAGCGCATTCCGTCGCCGATGCCGTGGGCGTGA
- a CDS encoding exported hypothetical protein (Evidence 5 : No homology to any previously reported sequences) has translation MSRTRALSAGLALVATAFFVASTAFAAQAPVRPAKALPGVEQQMSCAVPTPRTPLGY, from the coding sequence ATGTCTCGCACGCGTGCCCTGTCCGCCGGTCTTGCTCTTGTCGCGACTGCGTTTTTCGTCGCATCCACGGCGTTCGCCGCCCAGGCGCCGGTCCGCCCCGCCAAGGCCCTTCCGGGGGTCGAGCAGCAGATGAGCTGCGCCGTCCCCACTCCCCGCACCCCCCTGGGCTACTGA
- a CDS encoding FAD dependent oxidoreductase → MRQTQLEALKTQDQFDILVIGGGATGCGIAADAAARGLSVALVEKGDFAGGTSSRSTKLVHGGVRYLEAAIKHLDKVQYQLVKEGLHERGAFLRNAPHLAHRLALVTPVYSWWELPYIYIGLKLYDILSGTMNIGKSTMISARTALKHFPTLRAEGLKGAVVYYDGQFNDIRMAMTLILTAQQHGGVAVNYCAVESLTKDGDGRIDGAVIEDRLTGERFPVKAKTVVNACGPFAEAILRMDDPEAKPILKGAEGVHIILDRDKIPLDVGLLIPKTDDGRVLFLLPWEGHIIVGTTDEPTEIVEKPVAPEADVAYLLDYVRRYFKTDVTEKDVKAAWCGIRPLVFDPKAKDTSQLAREHVLFESKSGLITIAGGKWTIYRLMAEHTVDRAIRVGKLNPARACVTHDMRLVGGCHYAADMDKVLATRHGLPADVAESLVRSYGDQVGKILALITEHGMERLSPNHPFLEVEVRHAVREEQAVHAADVLIRRLTFALTDTEAALAAVDRVVALMAEELGWDKARQEEERADAKTRVAAGL, encoded by the coding sequence ATGCGGCAGACTCAGCTCGAAGCACTCAAAACCCAGGACCAGTTCGACATTCTCGTGATCGGCGGCGGCGCCACCGGCTGCGGCATCGCGGCGGACGCCGCGGCGCGCGGCCTTTCCGTCGCGCTGGTGGAAAAGGGCGATTTCGCCGGCGGCACGTCGAGCCGCAGCACCAAGCTGGTGCACGGCGGCGTGCGCTATCTCGAAGCCGCGATCAAGCATCTCGACAAGGTGCAGTACCAACTCGTCAAGGAAGGCCTGCACGAGCGTGGCGCATTCCTGCGCAACGCCCCCCACCTCGCGCACCGGCTCGCGCTCGTCACCCCGGTCTATTCGTGGTGGGAGCTGCCCTACATCTACATCGGCCTCAAGCTCTACGACATCCTGTCGGGGACGATGAACATCGGCAAGAGCACGATGATCTCGGCCCGCACCGCCCTCAAGCACTTCCCGACCCTGCGGGCCGAGGGGCTGAAGGGGGCGGTGGTCTACTACGACGGCCAGTTCAACGACATCCGCATGGCGATGACGCTGATCCTCACCGCGCAGCAGCACGGCGGCGTCGCGGTCAACTACTGCGCGGTGGAAAGCCTCACCAAGGACGGCGACGGGCGGATCGACGGCGCGGTGATCGAGGACCGCCTCACCGGCGAACGCTTCCCGGTCAAGGCGAAGACCGTGGTCAACGCCTGCGGGCCGTTCGCCGAGGCGATCCTGCGCATGGACGACCCGGAGGCGAAGCCGATCCTCAAGGGGGCCGAGGGCGTGCACATCATCCTCGACCGCGACAAAATTCCGCTCGACGTCGGCCTCCTGATTCCGAAGACCGACGACGGTCGCGTGCTGTTCCTGCTGCCGTGGGAGGGCCACATCATCGTCGGCACCACCGACGAGCCCACCGAGATCGTCGAGAAGCCGGTCGCGCCGGAGGCGGACGTCGCCTACCTGCTCGACTACGTGCGCCGCTACTTCAAGACCGACGTGACCGAGAAGGACGTCAAGGCGGCGTGGTGCGGCATCCGCCCGCTGGTGTTCGACCCCAAGGCCAAGGACACCTCGCAGCTCGCCCGCGAGCATGTGCTCTTCGAGAGCAAGTCCGGCCTGATCACCATCGCCGGCGGCAAGTGGACGATCTACCGGCTGATGGCCGAGCACACCGTCGACCGGGCGATCCGGGTCGGCAAGCTCAATCCGGCGCGCGCCTGCGTCACCCACGACATGCGGCTGGTCGGCGGTTGCCATTACGCCGCCGACATGGACAAGGTGCTGGCGACCCGTCACGGCCTGCCCGCCGACGTCGCCGAGAGCCTGGTGCGCAGCTACGGCGATCAGGTCGGCAAGATTCTCGCGCTGATCACCGAGCACGGCATGGAACGGCTGTCGCCGAACCATCCGTTCCTCGAGGTCGAGGTGCGGCATGCGGTGCGGGAGGAGCAGGCGGTCCACGCCGCCGACGTGCTGATCCGACGCCTCACCTTCGCCCTCACCGATACCGAGGCGGCGCTCGCCGCGGTCGATCGGGTGGTGGCGCTGATGGCCGAGGAACTCGGGTGGGACAAGGCGAGACAGGAGGAGGAGCGGGCCGACGCGAAGACCCGCGTCGCGGCCGGACTCTAA
- a CDS encoding putative Glycerol-3-phosphate responsive antiterminator, GlpP (Evidence 3 : Function proposed based on presence of conserved amino acid motif, structural feature or limited homology): MPTGQTIPMPPERRAKLHGQRPPLAALLADTKIVPALRDPETLGRALTSRGSVIYILCCDPENIGDMVRRIHDAGKVSIVNIDLMSGFARDKFALRHLAGLGVDGVISTHVESLRQAQALGLYVIQRTFLLDSAAMNHICNQLRNSTVDALELLPAMAVPRFVPVAAAIAPGIPLCGGGLITTMAEAVEILDRGCHAISTSDPQLWVP; this comes from the coding sequence ATGCCGACCGGCCAGACCATCCCGATGCCGCCGGAGCGGCGGGCGAAGCTTCACGGCCAGCGCCCGCCGCTCGCAGCCCTGCTCGCCGACACCAAGATCGTGCCGGCGCTCAGGGATCCCGAAACCCTCGGCCGCGCGCTCACCTCGCGCGGGAGCGTGATCTACATCCTCTGCTGCGATCCCGAGAACATCGGCGACATGGTGCGGCGCATCCACGACGCCGGAAAGGTCTCGATCGTCAACATCGATCTGATGAGCGGCTTCGCGCGGGATAAATTCGCGTTGCGGCACCTCGCCGGACTCGGCGTCGACGGCGTGATCTCCACTCACGTCGAATCGTTGCGGCAGGCCCAGGCGCTCGGGCTCTACGTCATCCAGCGCACCTTCCTGCTCGACAGCGCGGCGATGAATCACATCTGCAACCAGCTCCGCAACAGCACGGTGGACGCGCTCGAGTTGTTGCCGGCGATGGCGGTGCCGCGCTTCGTGCCGGTCGCCGCGGCGATCGCGCCGGGGATTCCGCTGTGCGGCGGCGGGCTGATCACGACGATGGCCGAAGCGGTAGAGATTCTCGATCGGGGGTGTCATGCGATCTCCACCAGCGACCCGCAACTCTGGGTGCCGTAA
- the glpK gene encoding glycerol kinase (Evidence 2a : Function of homologous gene experimentally demonstrated in an other organism; PubMedId : 10090737, 1372899, 2544860, 2826434, 8170944, 8430315, 8631672, 9817843, 9843423; Product type e : enzyme) gives MATYIGAIDQGTTSTRFVVFDRTGRMVSVAQHEHAQIFPNPGWVEHDPAEIWRRTEEVIDEAMKAKGLRPRDLAAIGITNQRETTVVWDKRSGYAVYNALVWQDTRVSDMVAKLEADVGQDHYRAKTGLPVSTYFSGLKLRWVLENVKGAREQAEAGNLLFGNIDTFLVWHLTGGTKGGIHITDVTNASRTQLMNLETLDWDDGILADFNIPKQMLPKIRASSEVYGEAVCEAIKGVPIAGILGDQQAALFGQACFNPGEAKNTYGTGSFLLMNTGEKIVQSKYGLLTTVANKMGDKPAQYALEGAIAITGALVQWLRDNLGIIEKSSDVDALARSVNDNGGVYFVPAFSGLYAPYWKANARGGISGLTRFANKGHLARAALEATAFQVREVVDAMEKDSGIELANLRADGGMVVNQLLMQFQADILKKPVVRPQVLETTALGAAYAAALAVGYFKDTKELVANWSEDQRWTPIMPDAERDRLYHFWKKAVERTFDWME, from the coding sequence ATGGCTACCTACATTGGTGCAATCGACCAGGGAACCACCAGCACCCGTTTCGTCGTGTTCGACCGCACGGGCCGGATGGTCAGCGTCGCGCAGCACGAGCATGCGCAGATCTTCCCGAATCCGGGCTGGGTCGAGCACGACCCGGCGGAGATCTGGCGGCGCACCGAGGAGGTGATCGATGAGGCGATGAAGGCGAAGGGCCTGCGTCCGCGCGATCTCGCCGCGATCGGCATCACCAACCAGCGCGAGACCACCGTGGTGTGGGACAAGCGCTCCGGCTATGCGGTCTATAACGCCCTGGTGTGGCAGGACACCCGCGTCTCCGACATGGTCGCCAAGCTCGAGGCCGACGTCGGACAGGACCACTACCGCGCCAAGACCGGCCTGCCGGTCAGCACCTATTTCTCGGGCCTGAAGCTGCGCTGGGTGCTCGAGAACGTGAAGGGCGCGCGCGAGCAGGCCGAGGCGGGCAACCTGCTGTTCGGCAACATCGACACCTTCCTCGTCTGGCACCTCACCGGCGGCACCAAGGGCGGCATCCACATCACCGACGTCACCAACGCCTCCCGCACCCAGCTGATGAACCTCGAGACTCTCGACTGGGATGACGGCATCCTCGCCGACTTCAACATTCCGAAGCAGATGCTGCCGAAGATCCGCGCGAGCTCCGAGGTCTACGGCGAGGCGGTGTGCGAAGCGATCAAGGGCGTGCCGATCGCCGGCATTCTCGGCGACCAGCAGGCGGCGCTGTTCGGCCAGGCCTGCTTCAATCCCGGCGAGGCCAAGAACACCTACGGCACCGGCTCGTTCCTGCTGATGAACACCGGCGAGAAGATCGTGCAGTCGAAGTACGGCCTGCTCACCACGGTCGCCAACAAGATGGGCGACAAGCCCGCGCAATACGCCCTCGAAGGCGCGATCGCGATCACCGGCGCCCTGGTGCAGTGGCTGCGCGACAACCTCGGCATCATCGAGAAGAGCTCCGACGTCGATGCGCTCGCCCGCAGCGTCAACGACAACGGCGGCGTCTACTTCGTTCCGGCGTTCTCCGGCCTCTACGCGCCGTATTGGAAGGCCAACGCGCGCGGCGGCATCTCCGGCCTCACCCGCTTCGCCAACAAGGGGCATCTCGCCCGCGCCGCCCTCGAGGCGACGGCGTTCCAGGTGCGCGAAGTGGTGGATGCGATGGAGAAGGACTCCGGCATCGAGCTCGCCAACCTGCGCGCCGACGGCGGCATGGTGGTGAACCAGCTCCTGATGCAGTTCCAGGCGGATATCCTCAAGAAGCCGGTGGTCCGCCCGCAGGTGCTCGAAACCACCGCCCTCGGCGCGGCCTACGCCGCGGCGCTCGCGGTCGGCTATTTCAAGGACACCAAGGAACTGGTGGCGAACTGGTCGGAAGATCAGCGGTGGACGCCGATCATGCCGGATGCCGAGCGCGACCGTCTCTATCACTTCTGGAAGAAGGCGGTGGAACGCACCTTCGACTGGATGGAATGA